In Vibrio sp. NTOU-M3, the following proteins share a genomic window:
- a CDS encoding HDOD domain-containing protein, with protein MSHPDLISRLNELPRIQKVLQELLDMVNQDDVNFGELTNKIAMDQVLSARLLRMANSAHFGGTKTISSINEALLRVGTGPVRTLVVASVLSSSFPKLRTLDLEQYWTDTFEVSVIASKLAEEIGSDSNEVFTTGILHNIGELMIHTLVPDDAVRIQQQVEAGADPIAVQEALLDISAPTLGARLAKTWKFPAKMVDAIEHFHDPRDAEVSPKLAAVLHFAREIHHKWDTLQNDSEKAHYIADHPDSRLLHVSANFAATIDKFRGNGRDLALQLNAA; from the coding sequence ATGAGTCACCCGGACTTAATTTCTCGTCTAAACGAATTACCCAGAATTCAGAAAGTTCTGCAAGAGCTGTTAGATATGGTGAATCAGGATGATGTAAATTTTGGCGAGTTAACCAATAAAATCGCGATGGATCAGGTATTAAGTGCCCGCCTGCTCCGCATGGCAAATTCTGCCCACTTTGGTGGCACTAAAACCATCTCTTCAATCAATGAAGCATTATTGCGAGTAGGAACGGGGCCAGTGCGCACATTAGTGGTGGCTTCTGTGCTTTCCAGCTCCTTCCCTAAGCTTAGAACCTTAGATTTAGAACAGTACTGGACAGATACGTTTGAAGTGTCAGTGATTGCTAGCAAGCTAGCAGAAGAGATTGGCTCTGACAGCAATGAAGTCTTCACCACTGGTATCTTGCATAACATTGGTGAACTGATGATTCACACTCTTGTACCTGATGATGCGGTCAGAATTCAGCAACAAGTGGAAGCTGGCGCTGACCCGATAGCCGTACAAGAAGCATTGCTCGATATTTCAGCACCTACGCTCGGTGCCAGACTCGCAAAAACATGGAAGTTCCCAGCCAAGATGGTGGACGCCATTGAGCATTTTCATGATCCACGAGATGCAGAGGTTTCTCCCAAATTAGCCGCTGTTTTGCATTTTGCCCGCGAAATCCATCACAAGTGGGATACGCTGCAAAATGACAGCGAAAAAGCCCATTACATTGCCGATCACCCGGATTCTCGCCTACTCCATGTTTCTGCAAACTTTGCGGCCACAATTGATAAATTCCGCGGAAATGGCCGTGATCTAGCCCTGCAATTGAACGCCGCGTAA
- a CDS encoding LysR family transcriptional regulator gives MLNPLWLNTFKTLIDVGHFTKTADTLHMTQPGVSQHIQKLEQACGHLLIQREKKRFELTEQGKLVYQYAKQCEASEHALFTQLAFDDPFAGVCKLASSGAVALSLYAPLLDLQCKYPNLIIELEAAPNHKIIKGIIEGSLDMGVVTHKPDDARLKVVFLANEPLCLILPPHCNATAITPEKLTELGLIRHPDAHHYLTRYFAQCRDEKLMNTDIDAIPTRSYINQLSQILLPISKGLGFTVLPQSVLENFSDKADLTVHQPTDPVVEALYLIQKNHRQLPNRFHAIEQQIHHTLAAS, from the coding sequence ATGCTAAATCCACTCTGGCTCAACACATTTAAAACCCTAATCGATGTTGGCCATTTTACGAAAACCGCTGACACGCTACACATGACGCAGCCAGGCGTCAGTCAACATATCCAAAAACTAGAACAAGCTTGCGGCCACCTGTTGATTCAGCGTGAAAAGAAACGTTTTGAGCTGACAGAACAAGGCAAGTTAGTCTATCAATACGCCAAGCAGTGCGAAGCGTCTGAACACGCCTTATTTACCCAGCTTGCCTTTGATGACCCATTCGCTGGAGTGTGTAAACTCGCAAGCTCTGGCGCCGTCGCATTATCACTCTATGCCCCGTTATTGGATTTACAATGTAAATACCCCAATCTGATCATAGAGTTAGAGGCTGCGCCCAATCATAAAATCATCAAGGGGATCATTGAAGGCAGTTTGGATATGGGAGTCGTCACGCACAAACCTGACGATGCAAGATTGAAAGTCGTCTTTCTAGCCAACGAACCCTTATGCTTGATTTTGCCACCACACTGCAACGCAACCGCTATCACACCAGAAAAACTGACAGAACTTGGGCTTATTCGTCATCCCGACGCCCACCATTATCTCACTCGCTATTTTGCACAGTGTCGTGATGAAAAACTTATGAATACTGACATCGATGCGATACCCACTCGAAGTTATATCAATCAACTGAGCCAAATCTTATTGCCTATCTCAAAAGGGTTAGGATTCACGGTACTGCCACAAAGTGTCCTAGAAAACTTTTCTGATAAAGCAGATCTAACCGTTCACCAACCTACCGATCCTGTCGTCGAAGCTTTGTATCTGATTCAAAAAAATCACCGTCAATTACCGAATCGGTTCCACGCAATAGAGCAGCAAATTCATCATACGCTAGCGGCTTCATAG
- a CDS encoding lactoylglutathione lyase family protein — MSTTYPRAFSHIGISVPDLEAAVKFYSEVLGWYVIMQPTEITEDDSAIGEMCTDVFGAGWQRFRIAHLSTGDRIGVELFEFKNQENPENNFEYWKTGVFHFCVQDPDVEGLAEKIVAAGGKKRMKAPRYYYPGEKPYRMIYMEDPFGNILEIYSHSYELHYAAGAY; from the coding sequence ATGTCTACAACATACCCAAGAGCATTTTCCCACATTGGTATTTCGGTGCCGGATTTAGAGGCTGCGGTTAAGTTTTATTCAGAGGTGCTGGGTTGGTACGTGATTATGCAGCCAACAGAAATTACTGAAGACGATTCAGCGATTGGTGAAATGTGCACTGACGTTTTTGGTGCAGGTTGGCAGCGTTTTCGAATTGCACATCTTTCTACTGGGGATCGCATTGGTGTGGAGCTTTTTGAATTTAAGAATCAGGAAAACCCAGAGAATAATTTTGAATATTGGAAAACCGGTGTTTTTCATTTCTGTGTTCAAGACCCTGATGTTGAAGGTCTGGCGGAAAAAATTGTAGCAGCAGGGGGTAAAAAGCGCATGAAAGCTCCGCGTTACTATTACCCAGGGGAAAAACCATATCGCATGATTTATATGGAAGACCCGTTTGGCAATATTCTTGAAATTTATAGCCACAGTTACGAGTTGCATTACGCAGCTGGCGCATACTAA
- the thiD gene encoding bifunctional hydroxymethylpyrimidine kinase/phosphomethylpyrimidine kinase produces the protein MLPQDMTPIVLTIAGSDSGGGAGIQADIKAISASGGYACSVITAITSQNTQGVTAILPIPVEHVASQLDAVFQDLNIVAVKVGMLADADIIRVVANKITQYQPHFVVVDPVMVATSGDMLLHDSAIDTLKKELLPLADLITPNLPEAAALTGFALPDNEEQIGEMIVPLRQLGAKAILLKGGHFEQDESSNDVLIEGEAIDVLRCKRVATKNTHGTGCTLSSAIASYLAQGNRLHKAVYLGKQYITQAITHADELKVGQGHGPVNHFFTGHTNVR, from the coding sequence ATGCTGCCACAAGACATGACCCCCATAGTTCTTACCATTGCCGGATCCGATAGCGGAGGTGGTGCGGGCATTCAAGCCGACATTAAAGCGATTTCTGCCTCTGGAGGGTACGCTTGTTCTGTGATCACTGCCATTACCTCTCAAAATACTCAAGGGGTGACGGCGATTCTACCAATTCCTGTTGAGCATGTTGCGAGCCAGTTAGACGCGGTATTTCAAGACTTAAATATCGTTGCTGTGAAAGTGGGCATGTTGGCCGATGCGGATATTATTCGTGTGGTGGCAAACAAAATCACTCAATATCAGCCTCACTTTGTTGTTGTTGACCCGGTGATGGTTGCGACCAGTGGCGATATGTTATTGCATGATTCAGCTATCGACACTTTGAAAAAAGAGTTGTTACCATTGGCTGATCTGATCACGCCGAATTTGCCGGAAGCCGCTGCCTTAACAGGTTTCGCTTTACCCGATAATGAAGAACAAATTGGTGAAATGATTGTGCCGCTTCGCCAATTGGGTGCGAAAGCCATTTTGCTCAAGGGCGGCCACTTTGAGCAAGATGAAAGCAGTAATGATGTGTTGATTGAGGGAGAGGCGATAGACGTACTGCGCTGCAAACGGGTTGCAACCAAAAATACCCACGGAACCGGGTGTACACTCTCTTCCGCCATCGCTTCTTATTTGGCTCAGGGAAACCGGCTGCATAAAGCCGTGTACTTGGGTAAGCAGTACATCACACAAGCGATTACGCATGCGGATGAGCTGAAAGTAGGGCAGGGACATGGCCCTGTAAACCATTTCTTTACTGGACATACCAATGTTCGTTGA
- a CDS encoding phosphatase PAP2 family protein encodes MNTLINNKRHGLILLGCFLTLIGPLALTVSHIDLLDPVSDSTGFLFTLLTDSAGSKGFLLTLVVLCTLCLRLNLTKREILSKLLQLGVILVLCFASKTGLKMATESPRPYTQLLVNQLLIPQASHFYNLSSDQQNEVIQTVSTKVSPWRTHHWLGETDYSFPSGHTIFASICVAFFAGLFLQHKRYASAGVILLWALGVAYSRLWLGMHRPVDLVGSAMFVALVYALVPEFNLLADRVMQKLPKNWLHGL; translated from the coding sequence GTGAATACTCTGATTAATAATAAGCGACATGGTCTGATATTACTGGGCTGTTTTCTGACATTGATAGGGCCATTGGCTCTGACTGTCAGCCACATTGATTTGCTCGATCCCGTTTCTGACTCAACCGGTTTTCTTTTTACGCTTCTTACGGATTCGGCGGGCAGTAAAGGCTTTTTGTTGACACTGGTTGTCCTGTGCACACTTTGTTTACGCTTAAACCTAACCAAGCGAGAAATCTTAAGTAAGTTACTTCAACTGGGTGTGATTTTAGTGCTGTGTTTTGCGAGCAAAACTGGCCTTAAAATGGCGACAGAGAGCCCACGTCCATACACTCAATTGTTAGTGAACCAGCTCCTTATTCCTCAGGCTTCGCACTTCTACAACCTAAGCTCGGATCAACAGAACGAAGTGATTCAAACGGTGTCGACCAAAGTGAGTCCATGGCGTACTCATCATTGGTTAGGTGAAACGGATTACTCATTCCCATCTGGCCATACGATTTTTGCATCCATTTGCGTGGCTTTCTTCGCGGGACTATTTTTGCAGCATAAACGTTATGCGAGTGCTGGTGTGATCTTGTTGTGGGCATTAGGCGTTGCGTATAGCCGTTTATGGTTAGGGATGCATCGACCGGTTGACCTCGTCGGTTCCGCAATGTTTGTGGCTTTGGTGTATGCGCTAGTGCCGGAATTCAACTTGTTAGCCGACCGAGTCATGCAAAAACTACCCAAAAACTGGTTGCATGGTCTATAA
- the yhfZ gene encoding GntR family transcriptional regulator YhfZ — protein sequence MQYISREGSAVINVAKYLLSANVGDRVKTIDALSSEFGVSIGFIQKALTTIEERDAVRLRRQGRNGTIIEALNEPKLVQLAGIAHMVCAMPLPYTKHYEGLASGIKAQMNDFPVFFAHMRGANVRAECLKLGTYDVAIMSRLAAKEYANGLVTALDFGPYSYSNPHRLIFRQGEYEKIQRVGVDFDSPDQKVLTELAFAGKDIELVEISYSEGINLLQSKAIDAVVWLTEATDMQRLKLEEKSLDEFEQCAQASEAVMLVNSDSPHIRILLRKLLNIDVLRRHQQAVIDGEISPSY from the coding sequence ATGCAATACATCAGCCGTGAAGGCTCTGCTGTGATTAATGTTGCTAAGTACTTACTTTCGGCCAATGTGGGTGATCGAGTCAAAACCATTGATGCTCTGTCATCGGAGTTTGGGGTTTCGATAGGCTTTATTCAGAAAGCACTGACTACAATTGAGGAGCGTGATGCTGTACGGCTGCGTCGTCAGGGTCGCAATGGCACCATCATCGAAGCATTAAATGAACCCAAGTTAGTTCAGTTAGCGGGTATTGCGCATATGGTGTGTGCGATGCCACTGCCTTACACCAAGCACTATGAAGGCTTGGCCAGTGGAATTAAGGCGCAGATGAATGACTTTCCTGTTTTCTTTGCCCATATGCGTGGTGCGAATGTTCGTGCTGAGTGCTTGAAATTAGGAACCTATGATGTCGCGATCATGTCGCGGCTAGCTGCTAAAGAATATGCCAATGGGTTGGTTACGGCCTTGGACTTTGGCCCTTATTCTTACTCCAACCCGCATCGGCTGATCTTTCGTCAGGGTGAGTATGAAAAGATACAACGAGTCGGGGTCGACTTTGATTCTCCAGACCAAAAAGTCCTAACCGAGTTAGCGTTTGCTGGAAAAGACATCGAGTTGGTGGAAATCAGCTACAGCGAAGGTATCAACCTACTGCAAAGTAAGGCAATTGATGCAGTGGTTTGGCTTACAGAAGCTACAGATATGCAACGGCTTAAGTTAGAAGAAAAGTCATTGGATGAGTTTGAGCAGTGTGCACAGGCGTCGGAAGCGGTGATGTTAGTGAATAGTGACAGCCCACATATTCGTATTCTTTTGCGCAAGTTACTCAATATTGATGTCCTTCGTCGTCACCAACAAGCGGTGATCGATGGAGAGATCTCCCCAAGTTACTAG
- a CDS encoding phosphotriesterase-related protein (phosphotriesterase homology protein; PhP; YhfV; member of a family of proteins related to phosphotriesterase (PTE)), translating to MLIDPTGYTYCHEHLHIDLSPQKGNVDCRLDQYALIASEMRELVALGVSNIIEVTNSFMGRNPQFIEDLINDTGINVLLSTGHYIEGFFPPEVERDSAKQLAAQMVRELEQGLEGSKLKASVIGEVGSSENTFTDLEKKVFEAAIIAHKETGRPISTHQSMSTMGREQVAFFRRHHVDLERVTIGHCDLKSNLQEILWLIDQGCYVQFDTIGKNSYFPDEQRIAMLVELSQRGLLERVMLSMDITRRSHLKANGGLGFSYLITDFLPRLRNAGISEREIDIMMKQNPYQLFK from the coding sequence ATGTTAATCGATCCGACCGGCTATACCTATTGCCATGAGCATCTGCACATCGACCTTTCACCTCAGAAAGGGAATGTCGATTGTCGGCTTGATCAATATGCGTTGATTGCCTCGGAAATGCGTGAGTTGGTGGCGTTGGGTGTTTCGAACATTATTGAAGTCACCAATTCTTTTATGGGGAGAAATCCTCAATTTATTGAAGATTTAATAAATGACACTGGGATAAATGTTTTGCTATCGACGGGTCACTACATTGAAGGCTTTTTTCCTCCAGAAGTTGAACGAGACAGCGCAAAGCAATTGGCAGCACAGATGGTGCGTGAGTTAGAGCAAGGGCTAGAAGGCAGCAAACTCAAAGCCAGTGTCATTGGTGAAGTCGGCAGCAGTGAGAACACTTTTACAGACCTTGAAAAGAAGGTCTTTGAAGCCGCCATTATTGCGCATAAAGAAACGGGAAGACCGATTTCTACGCATCAATCAATGAGCACCATGGGGCGTGAACAGGTTGCGTTTTTCCGTCGTCATCACGTTGATTTAGAGCGCGTCACTATCGGTCATTGCGATTTGAAAAGTAACTTGCAAGAGATTTTGTGGTTGATCGATCAGGGCTGCTACGTCCAGTTCGATACCATCGGGAAGAACAGCTATTTCCCGGATGAACAACGAATAGCCATGCTGGTGGAACTGTCCCAGCGTGGCCTTCTTGAACGGGTGATGCTCTCTATGGACATTACCCGACGCTCTCACCTCAAAGCCAATGGTGGCCTTGGATTTAGTTATCTGATCACTGACTTTTTACCAAGGCTTCGCAACGCAGGCATCAGTGAGAGAGAAATAGACATCATGATGAAACAAAACCCCTACCAATTATTCAAATAG
- a CDS encoding DUF2620 domain-containing protein produces the protein MKRIGIAGLQREQIKQQIEQTAPGQFELHILNDMDAAMQVKAGQLDYYIGCCNTGAGAALSIAIAIIGFDKSCTIAKPAIQAKQDEVTRFIEEGRVAFGLSVEHVEHAIPMLTQSLLRA, from the coding sequence ATGAAACGAATCGGAATCGCTGGACTTCAGCGAGAACAAATTAAACAGCAGATTGAACAGACGGCCCCCGGCCAGTTTGAGCTGCATATTCTCAACGATATGGATGCAGCAATGCAGGTCAAAGCGGGGCAGCTCGATTATTACATCGGTTGTTGTAACACCGGAGCTGGTGCAGCGCTTTCGATTGCCATTGCCATCATCGGTTTTGATAAGAGTTGCACCATTGCTAAGCCGGCTATTCAAGCGAAGCAAGATGAGGTGACACGTTTTATCGAAGAAGGTCGAGTGGCCTTTGGTTTGTCGGTGGAGCATGTTGAGCATGCGATTCCAATGCTAACTCAGTCTTTGCTCAGAGCGTAA
- a CDS encoding YhfT family protein produces MDIMNLGLVAVLCAMTALIANMSAAVFHDGIRPILPQLFEGNMTRRDAGSVAFGLSIGFVASVGISFTLSTGLLNPWLLFLPTDIIGVLVGSRILAAVGGAIWGILVVTSLTAVNTVLTGLPIDALGALGELGTPVMSAFALFPLLAILYQFGWRAGAVAAAVVLLSRLLVIKFTGIYPESIQIFVGMLMLILIAVRKDLSDRKNGIEPPDMSGMHSIFDERTKRIVKHLPFLAVTGALIAAVSNAGIFAGSEVSIYSLADAYKMTDPAEQDAALQQVALSEFMRGLGFIPLIATTALATGVYGVVGMTFVFVVGYLSPNIAVAATLGAVTICIEVMLLRSVGRVLEQFPSIRNASDNIRNSMNTLMEFALLIGGVLAVMKMGSTTGFTIFAMLYFLNEVMGRPVLKIAAPAVAAILTGIVLNLLHVVGLFSV; encoded by the coding sequence ATGGACATCATGAACTTAGGATTAGTTGCTGTACTTTGTGCAATGACAGCACTGATAGCCAATATGAGTGCGGCCGTTTTCCACGATGGCATTCGCCCTATTTTACCTCAACTATTTGAGGGCAATATGACCCGCCGCGACGCAGGCTCTGTCGCTTTTGGTCTCTCCATTGGCTTTGTTGCCTCTGTCGGGATCTCATTTACCCTTTCTACCGGCCTGCTGAATCCGTGGTTGTTGTTTTTGCCCACCGACATTATCGGTGTGCTGGTTGGTAGTCGTATACTTGCCGCTGTCGGTGGTGCCATATGGGGTATTCTGGTCGTAACCTCATTGACGGCTGTGAATACAGTGCTGACAGGGCTACCGATTGACGCACTTGGTGCACTTGGTGAGCTGGGCACGCCAGTGATGTCTGCCTTTGCTCTGTTTCCTCTGCTGGCTATTTTGTACCAGTTTGGTTGGAGAGCAGGTGCCGTTGCAGCTGCCGTCGTCTTGCTATCGCGTCTACTGGTCATCAAATTTACAGGTATTTACCCTGAATCGATCCAGATCTTTGTCGGTATGTTGATGCTGATTCTTATCGCAGTGCGTAAAGATCTCAGTGATCGTAAGAATGGCATTGAGCCACCTGATATGTCTGGCATGCACAGCATTTTTGATGAGCGCACCAAACGAATTGTGAAACACTTGCCATTTTTGGCGGTAACTGGCGCTTTGATTGCTGCTGTTTCTAACGCAGGTATTTTTGCTGGCTCTGAAGTATCGATCTACTCATTGGCTGACGCGTACAAAATGACTGATCCGGCAGAACAAGATGCGGCTCTTCAACAGGTTGCTTTGTCTGAGTTTATGCGTGGCCTTGGCTTTATTCCTTTGATCGCTACTACGGCACTGGCAACCGGTGTTTATGGTGTGGTCGGAATGACGTTTGTATTTGTCGTGGGTTACTTGTCACCAAATATCGCGGTCGCTGCAACATTGGGTGCGGTCACCATTTGTATTGAAGTCATGTTACTGCGTAGCGTGGGTCGTGTGCTGGAGCAATTCCCATCTATTCGTAATGCGTCCGACAACATTCGTAATTCAATGAATACCCTGATGGAGTTTGCTCTGTTGATTGGTGGTGTCTTGGCAGTAATGAAGATGGGTTCAACCACCGGCTTCACCATTTTTGCCATGCTCTACTTCCTCAATGAAGTGATGGGCCGCCCGGTACTTAAGATAGCAGCGCCCGCTGTAGCCGCAATTTTGACCGGTATTGTGCTCAATCTACTTCATGTCGTTGGACTGTTCTCCGTTTAG
- a CDS encoding YhfX family PLP-dependent enzyme, translating into MFVNALQKHNPALIDAALALHKQGEILPDSYVLDLDAFVNNARTIKAKADKHGIALYAMTKQIGRNPYLGRLLVDKLGYEGIVCVDFKEVRLFARHGIKIVHVGHLVQPPQAMLDQLMNEVQPDVVTVVSIEKAQALSQAAQKVGRVQNILLKFYAPGDMLYTNQETGFPLDDIESVVATIQALPGVKITGLTHFPCLLAEYDQVVPTSNAHTVANAAKQCEALGIDLQQINLPSLTCSASMATLAQLGATHVEPGHALTGTTPLHQFETAQPERIAMLYLSEISHHYEGQSYCFGGGYYRRGHAEHALIWPKSGAPAQKCHVRNDEQASIDYHLRLTALAPVGSPVIMAFRTQVFVTRSDIAIVAGIQTGQPHLVGVWDALGNEV; encoded by the coding sequence ATGTTTGTAAACGCTTTACAAAAGCACAATCCAGCCTTGATTGATGCCGCGTTAGCTTTGCACAAGCAAGGTGAAATATTGCCAGACAGTTACGTATTGGATCTGGATGCATTTGTTAACAATGCCAGAACCATTAAAGCCAAAGCCGACAAGCACGGCATCGCGCTTTATGCCATGACCAAACAGATTGGACGAAACCCATATCTGGGACGCTTGTTGGTCGATAAGCTTGGCTATGAAGGCATTGTTTGTGTGGATTTTAAAGAAGTGCGATTGTTTGCGCGTCACGGAATTAAAATCGTCCACGTTGGTCACTTAGTGCAGCCACCGCAGGCAATGCTGGACCAACTGATGAATGAAGTCCAACCTGACGTAGTAACGGTCGTAAGCATAGAAAAAGCTCAGGCACTCTCGCAAGCGGCGCAAAAGGTCGGCCGAGTTCAGAATATCTTACTGAAATTTTATGCTCCGGGAGACATGCTTTATACCAATCAGGAAACAGGCTTTCCCCTAGATGATATTGAGTCAGTAGTTGCAACCATTCAAGCCTTACCGGGGGTGAAGATCACCGGTTTAACCCATTTCCCTTGCTTGCTGGCGGAGTATGATCAAGTTGTGCCCACATCCAATGCTCATACGGTGGCAAATGCGGCAAAACAATGTGAAGCATTGGGAATTGACCTGCAGCAGATTAACCTGCCGTCGCTGACTTGTAGTGCATCGATGGCGACGTTGGCTCAACTCGGCGCAACCCATGTGGAGCCGGGCCACGCGCTCACAGGAACAACGCCACTACATCAGTTTGAAACCGCCCAGCCAGAGCGTATCGCGATGCTCTATCTGAGTGAGATCTCCCATCACTATGAAGGGCAAAGCTATTGCTTTGGTGGTGGCTACTATCGGCGTGGTCATGCTGAGCACGCATTGATATGGCCAAAGTCCGGAGCTCCAGCTCAGAAATGCCATGTGCGAAATGATGAGCAGGCCAGTATTGACTACCACTTGCGCTTGACTGCACTGGCACCGGTTGGTTCGCCAGTCATCATGGCGTTTCGGACTCAGGTGTTTGTTACTCGCAGCGATATTGCCATTGTTGCGGGTATTCAAACTGGTCAGCCGCATTTAGTTGGGGTTTGGGATGCATTAGGTAACGAGGTGTAG
- a CDS encoding phosphopentomutase, with protein sequence MARFIVVVLDGFGVGEMPDVAMVRPQDRGAHTAAKLLEHFPLKRLPTLERLGLMNLVPGTSNKMQPNPNANIGMAQLAHHGGDTFMGHQEIMGTRPEKPLEMPFQQAIEPIEEALTRAGFIHQRVWRDGLAALMVQEAAVIGDNLEADLGQVFNLCANFDQLSFDKVKQIGAVVRGANPVGRNIVFGGHIGGVDPILNALETRCDASGNPAFIGTNTPDTGVYENGFEVVHLGYGVDRLTQVPYLLDQQNVHTWLYGKVADIVQNPDGTSYCSLVDTNTLFDLLSQDLAKHQHGFFCLNVQETDLSGHQQDPRQYWKVLERADARLAQVLEQMNQEDVLVVMADHGNDPFIGHTRHTREQVPLLVARHGLNGQRLGLRSTLSDVGASVADFFGAKSPQNGQSFMQQIMP encoded by the coding sequence ATGGCAAGATTCATTGTAGTGGTTCTCGATGGCTTTGGTGTTGGAGAAATGCCAGATGTGGCGATGGTTCGCCCACAAGACCGTGGTGCCCATACCGCAGCTAAACTGCTGGAACATTTCCCGCTGAAACGGCTGCCAACGTTAGAGCGTTTAGGGTTAATGAACCTGGTACCCGGTACCAGCAATAAGATGCAACCTAACCCAAATGCCAATATCGGTATGGCGCAGTTAGCCCATCATGGTGGTGATACCTTCATGGGGCATCAAGAGATCATGGGAACTCGTCCTGAAAAGCCACTCGAAATGCCGTTTCAACAAGCGATTGAACCTATTGAAGAAGCGCTGACGCGAGCGGGATTTATCCACCAACGTGTATGGCGTGATGGCTTAGCAGCATTGATGGTGCAAGAAGCCGCAGTTATTGGTGATAACCTTGAAGCCGATCTAGGGCAGGTTTTTAATCTGTGTGCCAATTTTGACCAACTCAGCTTTGATAAGGTTAAACAGATCGGTGCAGTCGTACGCGGTGCCAATCCTGTTGGGCGTAATATCGTCTTTGGTGGCCATATCGGTGGTGTTGACCCCATTCTAAATGCATTGGAAACCCGCTGTGACGCGAGCGGGAATCCCGCTTTTATTGGTACCAATACGCCGGATACCGGTGTGTATGAGAATGGATTTGAAGTGGTACACCTTGGCTATGGGGTCGATCGCCTAACGCAGGTGCCGTATCTGCTCGACCAACAGAATGTGCACACTTGGTTGTATGGCAAGGTGGCTGATATCGTGCAAAACCCAGATGGCACATCATATTGTTCATTGGTGGATACCAACACCTTGTTTGATTTGCTGAGTCAGGATTTAGCCAAACATCAACATGGATTTTTCTGTCTCAATGTACAAGAGACCGATCTCTCAGGGCACCAACAAGACCCAAGGCAGTATTGGAAAGTCTTGGAACGTGCAGATGCAAGGTTGGCTCAAGTGCTGGAGCAAATGAATCAAGAGGATGTTCTGGTGGTGATGGCTGACCACGGGAATGACCCATTTATTGGTCACACGCGTCATACTCGTGAACAGGTGCCCTTGTTGGTAGCTCGTCATGGCCTTAATGGGCAACGTTTAGGCCTTCGGTCAACATTGTCGGATGTTGGTGCCAGCGTCGCTGATTTCTTTGGTGCCAAATCCCCACAAAATGGCCAATCATTTATGCAACAGATCATGCCATAG
- a CDS encoding DUF2867 domain-containing protein, with amino-acid sequence MTKPVQSFLAPEIPNASFVDSFYRVMELPEKVEAVDVYLQLMIRTPEWVETLMSWRNSIVSKIGLKHLGNLSDVTPDLTKSEYQTGDKMGIFTLRHISPQEVVVEDRDKHLNVSISLYLEPLLDGKTRIYVTTVVQVNNLLGHVYMLFVAPMHKLIVPASLRQLPSTFSRVPTESPNHA; translated from the coding sequence ATGACCAAACCTGTTCAAAGTTTTCTTGCACCAGAAATTCCTAACGCATCGTTTGTTGATAGCTTTTATCGCGTGATGGAACTACCAGAAAAGGTAGAAGCGGTGGATGTGTACTTGCAATTGATGATTCGAACACCTGAGTGGGTTGAAACATTGATGTCTTGGCGTAATAGCATCGTGTCGAAGATAGGGTTAAAGCACTTAGGAAACTTGAGCGACGTTACGCCAGATTTGACCAAGTCAGAGTATCAAACTGGCGATAAAATGGGCATTTTCACCCTGCGTCACATCTCCCCTCAAGAAGTAGTGGTCGAAGACAGAGATAAGCATTTGAATGTATCGATATCACTTTATCTTGAACCACTTTTAGATGGAAAAACTCGCATTTACGTGACGACCGTGGTGCAGGTGAACAACTTGCTGGGCCACGTTTACATGTTATTTGTCGCGCCAATGCATAAATTGATTGTGCCAGCTTCACTGCGGCAGTTGCCTTCCACGTTCAGTCGCGTGCCGACAGAGAGCCCAAATCATGCCTGA